A stretch of the Mesorhizobium huakuii genome encodes the following:
- a CDS encoding GcrA family cell cycle regulator, producing MASYSDAELQEIARWLKEGLSASRIAAAFSALRSSPVSRNAIIGIVHRNAMLGAIGFANGRGMPPAARQAAGERTVRKPAGAKRAKDKANGKAVAEKRTGVHAAEDTIPRKNKAGARRDASPAWLPPRLFVREVGMLIADGEAYRFKVPAPQRGPIGRQPHGVAMRFIDCLFSRCRAPLDLTLEEDPENDAPGGRPGADMLCCGMRTKALKSYCSYHQARFQRRVCQ from the coding sequence ATGGCAAGCTATAGCGACGCCGAACTGCAAGAGATCGCCCGCTGGCTGAAGGAGGGGCTTTCAGCCTCGCGGATCGCGGCGGCGTTCAGCGCGCTGCGCAGCAGCCCAGTCTCGCGCAACGCCATCATCGGCATCGTCCACCGCAACGCCATGCTGGGTGCGATCGGCTTTGCCAATGGGCGGGGGATGCCGCCGGCCGCGAGACAAGCTGCAGGCGAACGGACAGTGCGCAAGCCGGCGGGAGCAAAGCGGGCAAAGGACAAGGCCAACGGCAAGGCGGTTGCGGAAAAACGCACCGGCGTCCATGCCGCCGAGGACACCATCCCGCGCAAGAACAAAGCCGGGGCCAGGCGCGACGCTTCGCCGGCCTGGCTGCCGCCGCGTCTGTTCGTGCGCGAGGTGGGCATGCTGATCGCCGATGGCGAAGCCTACCGTTTCAAGGTGCCGGCACCGCAGCGCGGACCGATCGGCCGCCAGCCGCATGGCGTGGCGATGCGCTTCATCGACTGCCTGTTTTCCCGCTGCCGTGCGCCGCTGGACCTGACGCTGGAAGAGGACCCGGAAAACGACGCGCCAGGCGGCCGGCCCGGCGCCGACATGCTGTGCTGCGGCATGCGCACGAAGGCGCTGAAAAGCTACTGCAGCTACCACCAGGCGCGGTTTCAGCGGCGGGTTTGTCAGTGA